One window of Anaerolineales bacterium genomic DNA carries:
- a CDS encoding response regulator — protein sequence MATGERILIVENDPDIADLIGRQALKPLGYQVNVVGDAGSAIKLAVQTPPDLILANINLPGLSGKDLLAALGSQNVKSPVIVITEKGQEHDAIQAFRLGATDVLFWPLRDAEVVSIVERALSQTQEARERQKLDRQLKATNEELHKRLRDMTTILSVAKAVTSITDQRYLFDRILESAMQLGESDMCWLMLREEKGNQYLMRAQRGLPEAWSKKMNQPMDDGISSLVALSGESLFMNGGPLQKFKIASLGKSAGVVPIKIKNEVIGLLIVARKADREFTRDAQTMLEAMADYASISLVNARLFRALEQTAEGARAGEKARQSSLENLRKSIHTEVEAAIYPLNLVLTEMPGTLNAEQKRALETVKSALERLMRSSEKTVPPAR from the coding sequence ATGGCAACCGGGGAACGTATTCTCATTGTCGAAAACGACCCAGATATCGCCGATCTGATCGGCAGACAGGCTCTCAAACCGCTCGGTTACCAGGTGAATGTGGTGGGAGACGCCGGTTCCGCGATCAAGCTCGCGGTTCAGACTCCTCCAGACCTGATCCTCGCCAATATCAACCTGCCCGGCCTGAGCGGAAAGGACCTGCTGGCGGCTCTTGGTTCTCAAAACGTCAAATCCCCCGTGATTGTCATCACCGAAAAGGGACAGGAACACGATGCCATCCAGGCATTCCGCCTCGGAGCAACGGACGTTCTGTTCTGGCCCTTGCGCGACGCGGAGGTGGTCTCCATCGTCGAGCGCGCCCTGAGTCAAACCCAGGAGGCGCGCGAGCGGCAAAAGCTCGACCGCCAATTGAAAGCAACCAACGAGGAACTGCACAAACGGCTGCGCGACATGACCACCATTCTCTCTGTCGCGAAAGCGGTCACCTCCATCACCGACCAGCGTTATCTTTTCGACCGGATTCTCGAAAGCGCCATGCAGCTGGGCGAGTCGGATATGTGCTGGTTGATGCTGCGAGAAGAAAAGGGGAATCAATATCTGATGCGCGCCCAGCGCGGTCTTCCCGAAGCCTGGTCGAAGAAAATGAACCAGCCGATGGACGATGGCATCAGTTCGCTGGTTGCGCTTTCGGGTGAAAGCCTGTTCATGAACGGCGGTCCGCTGCAGAAATTCAAAATCGCTTCGCTCGGAAAATCCGCCGGGGTCGTTCCCATCAAGATCAAAAACGAAGTCATCGGCTTATTGATCGTGGCGCGCAAAGCCGACCGTGAATTTACCCGCGATGCCCAGACCATGCTCGAAGCCATGGCGGATTACGCCTCCATCTCGCTCGTCAACGCGAGATTGTTCCGCGCACTCGAACAAACGGCGGAAGGCGCCCGCGCCGGGGAAAAAGCCCGCCAGAGTTCACTTGAAAACCTTCGGAAATCCATCCATACTGAAGTAGAGGCGGCGATCTATCCGCTCAATCTGGTGTTGACCGAGATGCCCGGCACTCTCAACGCCGAACAGAAGAGAGCGCTCGAAACCGTGAAATCCGCGCTGGAACGTTTGATGCGCTCATCCGAAAAAACGGTTCCCCCGGCCAGGTAA
- a CDS encoding PAS domain-containing protein codes for MAKQDLILLAMDPSPSLELLVKALRASNFDLVLAHDRGGLDKLTQNSIPALAVIGDSFARQDGFSIAAGMLERFPTMPIVLYSEGNSPDLAVKVLKAGITGYIHPPLTIEEIVEEIRRALKRARTLGDWVRREVKRTTASLEQKARISESERVKLEAIISNIQDGVLVLDEQHHILIANQTIYEMFSLDGTPIVGKYVKDVIPNADLSALIDRARDGILKYHEINFDDGRVFNAQYTPLARIGSAVTMQDISYLKEIDRLKNEFVHTVSHDLRSPLTAILGYMELIERVGSLNDSQRDFLNRLQASVQHMTSLVNELLDVGRLEAGFDTRREVVDISNLFEYSLTVFDSQIRKKNLRLTVDHGDTPKSLRANPIRIRQMIDNLIGNAIKYTPPGGEIRVSISSQENQVILQVSDSGPGIPPDEQNRVFEKFYRASNRPGNVEGSGLGLAIVKSIVESHHGRVWVESKVGVGSTFIVLLPVHE; via the coding sequence ATGGCAAAACAGGACCTGATTCTGCTCGCAATGGATCCCTCGCCCTCGCTTGAACTATTGGTGAAGGCTCTGCGGGCATCGAATTTCGATCTTGTTCTCGCGCATGACCGCGGGGGATTGGACAAATTAACACAAAACAGCATTCCAGCATTGGCAGTGATCGGGGATTCGTTTGCCAGGCAGGATGGGTTTTCCATCGCCGCAGGCATGCTGGAACGTTTTCCCACCATGCCGATCGTCCTGTATTCAGAAGGAAATTCCCCCGACCTCGCCGTGAAGGTTTTGAAAGCGGGGATTACCGGATATATCCATCCGCCGTTGACGATAGAAGAGATCGTGGAGGAGATACGGCGCGCCCTGAAACGCGCACGAACCCTGGGAGATTGGGTGCGGCGTGAAGTGAAACGCACCACTGCCTCGCTGGAGCAAAAGGCGAGAATCTCCGAATCGGAGCGCGTCAAACTCGAAGCGATCATCTCCAACATCCAGGACGGCGTCCTTGTACTGGATGAACAGCATCACATCCTGATCGCAAACCAGACGATTTACGAAATGTTCAGCCTGGACGGAACGCCGATCGTCGGCAAATACGTCAAGGATGTCATCCCGAATGCCGACCTGAGCGCCCTGATCGACCGCGCGCGCGACGGCATTTTGAAATACCACGAGATCAATTTCGACGATGGGCGCGTGTTCAACGCCCAATACACCCCGCTGGCGCGCATCGGCAGCGCAGTGACCATGCAAGACATCTCCTATTTAAAAGAGATCGACCGCTTGAAGAACGAGTTCGTTCACACCGTCTCGCACGACCTGCGTTCGCCGTTGACCGCCATCCTGGGCTACATGGAATTGATCGAACGCGTTGGCTCGCTGAACGACTCCCAGCGCGATTTTCTCAACCGGCTACAGGCCAGTGTCCAACACATGACCAGCCTCGTCAACGAATTGCTCGATGTGGGCCGGCTCGAAGCCGGATTCGATACCCGGCGCGAAGTGGTCGATATCAGCAATCTGTTTGAGTATTCCCTGACCGTGTTCGACAGCCAGATCCGGAAGAAGAATCTGCGCCTGACCGTCGACCATGGCGATACGCCCAAATCCCTGCGCGCCAACCCGATTCGCATCAGACAGATGATCGACAACCTGATCGGCAATGCCATCAAATACACGCCGCCGGGAGGCGAGATCAGGGTGAGTATTTCCTCGCAGGAAAACCAGGTCATTTTGCAGGTTTCGGACAGCGGTCCGGGCATCCCGCCTGATGAACAAAACCGGGTGTTCGAAAAATTCTATCGCGCCTCGAACCGCCCCGGAAATGTAGAAGGATCGGGGCTGGGTCTCGCCATCGTAAAGTCAATTGTCGAAAGCCACCATGGGAGGGTGTGGGTGGAGTCCAAAGTGGGCGTCGGCTCTACCTTTATTGTGCTGCTCCCCGTGCATGAGTGA
- a CDS encoding glycosyltransferase family 2 protein, whose product MNFARYKIAVVIPAYRTEKEIQTVLGGIPGFIRHIIVVDDASPDSSADLVTAAAKRDKRITLIRHAKNQGVGGAMATGFRKALELKSDIVIKVDGDGQMDPGYIPALIAPLISGEADYAKGNRFRNFAALQKMPFIRRIGNLGLSFLTKAATGYWTIFDPTNGYFAIRAEILAQLPLDKLDKGYFFETSMLSRLYLLGACVQDVTMPARYGGETSNLSIRRALFEFPFKLTRTLLRRIVLKYFIFDFSMTSIYLLTGIPLLLFGLIFGITKWIHYARLDIPAPTGTVILPTLSVILAIQILLSAVEIDLNAAPRKALSKPLV is encoded by the coding sequence ATGAATTTCGCGCGATACAAGATCGCAGTGGTCATCCCTGCGTATCGGACTGAAAAGGAAATTCAAACGGTCCTCGGGGGGATTCCCGGCTTTATCCGTCACATCATCGTGGTGGACGACGCTTCGCCCGACTCGAGCGCGGACCTCGTGACCGCCGCCGCCAAACGCGATAAACGCATCACGCTGATTCGTCACGCAAAAAACCAGGGCGTGGGCGGCGCGATGGCGACGGGTTTCAGGAAAGCGCTCGAATTGAAAAGCGACATCGTGATCAAAGTGGACGGCGACGGACAGATGGACCCGGGCTACATTCCCGCCCTGATCGCGCCTCTGATCTCCGGCGAAGCCGATTACGCCAAGGGCAATCGCTTTCGCAATTTTGCCGCTTTGCAAAAAATGCCGTTCATCCGCCGCATCGGTAACCTGGGGTTGAGCTTTCTCACCAAAGCCGCCACCGGCTATTGGACCATCTTCGACCCGACCAACGGCTATTTCGCCATCCGCGCCGAAATCCTTGCGCAGTTGCCTCTCGACAAACTCGACAAGGGTTATTTCTTCGAAACCTCGATGCTCTCGCGGCTGTATCTGCTTGGCGCCTGCGTCCAGGATGTGACCATGCCTGCGCGGTACGGCGGCGAGACCTCCAATCTTTCCATCCGGCGCGCCCTTTTCGAGTTTCCGTTTAAACTCACGCGCACATTGCTTCGCCGTATCGTGTTGAAATATTTCATTTTCGATTTCTCGATGACCTCCATCTACCTGCTGACGGGCATCCCGCTTCTATTGTTTGGTTTGATCTTCGGCATTACCAAATGGATCCATTACGCAAGGCTTGACATCCCTGCCCCCACGGGCACGGTCATCCTGCCCACCCTTTCGGTCATCCTCGCAATTCAAATTTTGCTTTCCGCCGTCGAGATCGACCTCAACGCCGCCCCGCGCAAGGCTTTGAGCAAACCTTTGGTGTGA